CTAGGCGTGATCTTGCCTTGTGACAACTTGGTTGACCACTATCACTTTAGTACCAATACCTCTGAGCGTATCGAAATCACTAGCGGTGAGTGTGAAGTCAAAATAAACGGTGATGAAGAATTCAGCTACTACCGTGCAGGTCAATCATTCGTGGTTGAAGGCAACAGCGGTTTTAATCTGCGTACCGAAGAGATTGTTCAGTATGTTTGCCACTTAGAAGGCTAATCGACAGCCAGATGAATGTCACGATAAGGTGACCTATCACGCTGTGCAGAGAGGATTCAAAAAATAAACAATATCGGATTGGTATTGTTTATTTCTTTTTTGGCCAGTATTAATAATAGCCAACCATTGATTGACTGGTACAATTGGGCCATATATCCTTTTTTATCTTGTCGCAATATGCGATACCCACTAATATTTATAGTAGGCCTATTATGGCAAAACCCATTTATTTTTATGGCATTCACGCGATTGATGCCTTACTTGAACACCGTCCGCTTGATGGACTTAGCCTGTTTGTACAGCAGGGGCGTGAGAGTGACAGCCATGTGCAAGCGATCATGGCGCAAGCGCGCGACAATGGTATTAGTATCCAAACCGCACAAAAAGACAAGCTAACGCAATTGTGTGATAGCCCGCAACATCAAGGCGTTGTATTGCATGCCCGTCCATTGGGCTTCGCTGATGAAGGCTTACTGGACACGATTGCTGGACGTGATCAGTGCTTGTTATTGGTGCTCGATCAAATCACGGATGCCCATAATTTTGGTGCTTGTTTGCGTACCGCTGTGGCGATGGGCGTGGACGCCGTTGTTTGTCCTAAACATCATGCCGCAAGCCTAACACCAACCGTTGCCAAAGTCTCAGTTGGCGCGGCCGAAATGATGCCGATCATCAGTGTGACCAATTTGGCGCGTGCGTTGTCACAGATTAAAAATGCAGGGGTATTTGTTTTTGGGACTGCCCTTAATGCAGATGCCAAACCATTACATGCTGCTGATTTGACAGGTAAGACAGCGATTATTATGGGCTCAGAAGGGGAAGGGATGCGTCGTTTAACCACAGAAAGCTGTGATGAGCTGGTTTACATCCCGATGTCAGGCAATGAGCATGGCAACTTGCAAAGCTTGAATGTCAGTGTTGCCACTGGTATGGCACTGTATGAGGTCAATCGGCAGCGTACTTTAGCTGCTGGGCAAGCGTAAGATATTGTTGATGTAAGGGCTCAAGCTTGACGTAAAGAGAAGCCAAATCACTTTCATTGAGAATGACATGATCTGCATGGCGATTGCGCTCTTCTCGGCTAAGCTGATTGGTCATAATGGCTTTGATCTTTTGTACACTTTGCTCATCACGTCGGCTGGCGCGTGCCAGCTGAGTCTCCTCAGTGGCATCCATCACTAAGATGCGCTGACATAAATTGGCCAGTCCAGCCTCTGCGCCTTCAATAAGCAGGGGCGCTGACAACACCACATAAGGCGATGTACTGGCGGCCAGTTGCAGCTTTGCGGCCTCACGTATCGCTGGATGCGTGATCGCCTCTAGCTCAATAAGTGCTTCAGGGTACGTAAATACGTGTGTTCTGACCGCCGCTCTGTCCATTGTGCCGTCACTGTTCAATACCCAATCACCAAATTTTTTCTGAATCTTGCGTAAGGTTGGGCTGCCTTTAGCGGCTACTTCATGAGCAATGACATCTGCATCAATGATATCGATACCTTGCTCAGCAAACCAAGCACTGGCAGCAGACTTGCCACTACCGATGCCACCCGTCAAACCGACTACTAGCGTCTTGTTTTTGGTTGGCAGGTTTTGTGATTGATGCGAATAAAGGGTCGTCTG
This is a stretch of genomic DNA from Psychrobacter alimentarius. It encodes these proteins:
- a CDS encoding pyrimidine/purine nucleoside phosphorylase, with the translated sequence MTAAQFTNVTVNAHATVSYDGRCSSHTIMFEDGRHKTLGVILPCDNLVDHYHFSTNTSERIEITSGECEVKINGDEEFSYYRAGQSFVVEGNSGFNLRTEEIVQYVCHLEG
- the coaE gene encoding dephospho-CoA kinase (Dephospho-CoA kinase (CoaE) performs the final step in coenzyme A biosynthesis.) translates to MSKQTTLYSHQSQNLPTKNKTLVVGLTGGIGSGKSAASAWFAEQGIDIIDADVIAHEVAAKGSPTLRKIQKKFGDWVLNSDGTMDRAAVRTHVFTYPEALIELEAITHPAIREAAKLQLAASTSPYVVLSAPLLIEGAEAGLANLCQRILVMDATEETQLARASRRDEQSVQKIKAIMTNQLSREERNRHADHVILNESDLASLYVKLEPLHQQYLTLAQQLKYAAD
- the rlmB gene encoding 23S rRNA (guanosine(2251)-2'-O)-methyltransferase RlmB, yielding MAKPIYFYGIHAIDALLEHRPLDGLSLFVQQGRESDSHVQAIMAQARDNGISIQTAQKDKLTQLCDSPQHQGVVLHARPLGFADEGLLDTIAGRDQCLLLVLDQITDAHNFGACLRTAVAMGVDAVVCPKHHAASLTPTVAKVSVGAAEMMPIISVTNLARALSQIKNAGVFVFGTALNADAKPLHAADLTGKTAIIMGSEGEGMRRLTTESCDELVYIPMSGNEHGNLQSLNVSVATGMALYEVNRQRTLAAGQA